GCCCGATCAACAATCCCGACACTCCTATGGGATTAGCTGCGGCCAACGAGATTGCCGCAATGTGGCAAGTCGAAATCACGGGCAACGGTGGCAGCAGCAGCCCCGTCTTCACAGATCCGATCGCCCGGGCCGCTTTCCAATTGGCGATCTGGAAACTTGAATACGATAAGCCTCTAAGCTCGGACGTGCCAGCCGGACTCCTAACCTTAAGCACCCCGGCAGCCAACAATGCCTTCTGGACGACTGCCGCCTCTTATGTCCGGGTAACGAATACTCTCAGCGCCGTTTCTAATCCAGCAAACAATATCATCGACTTGGCCGATAAGTATATGACCAGCGCCTTCGGCCAGCTTGCGAGTGCCGGCCCGGTAGCGAATCTGTTCGCGATCGTCGCGACTAACGGTGCGCCGACTTACGATTCCAATGGTCTGATCACAAATAGTTCAAATCAAGATCAGGTAGTTGCACTTCCTGGCGGAAACGGTCAGCTAACCACGCCAGAACCGGGCACATTCTTGATCTGGTCAATGCTCGGCTTAGTCGGATTCGGCCTCCGTCGCCGATTTCGCGCCAAGTAATCTCTGACCGTGGCCATGCATGCCACTAGCATGCTTCGAAACAGAACATGACGCCCGTCGAGCCCCGTGGTTCGACGGGCGTCTTCGTTTTGTGCGGCGAGGCTTTTCCCCTAAAAGCCTATCCGAGAACCTTGGCGGCTCTCAAGGCGACGATAGCGAATTGAAAATGGAGCAGGCCCAGATAATTCGCGGCTTTCTTTTCCCAGCGGATCAACAAGCGCCGTGCGCGGTTGAGCCAGGAGTGCGTGCG
Above is a genomic segment from Pirellulales bacterium containing:
- a CDS encoding IS5/IS1182 family transposase, encoding RTHSWLNRARRLLIRWEKKAANYLGLLHFQFAIVALRAAKVLG
- a CDS encoding PEP-CTERM sorting domain-containing protein; this encodes MKLVKTFWTLGALLVTLLAAAESQATFTANLGTFNGGDGSININFNSGQEAVNTGQGGQFQWTVDSGPNPGYINYGSTGSFTSFCIEIPQPVSPGSTQYTYTQAFLPNAPSPINNPDTPMGLAAANEIAAMWQVEITGNGGSSSPVFTDPIARAAFQLAIWKLEYDKPLSSDVPAGLLTLSTPAANNAFWTTAASYVRVTNTLSAVSNPANNIIDLADKYMTSAFGQLASAGPVANLFAIVATNGAPTYDSNGLITNSSNQDQVVALPGGNGQLTTPEPGTFLIWSMLGLVGFGLRRRFRAK